A single region of the Streptomyces sp. NBC_01262 genome encodes:
- a CDS encoding phosphoketolase family protein gives MTRPDPALDVPSAAPAALTEEELRALDAHWRAANYLAVGQIYLMGNPLLTEPLRPEHVKPRLLGHWGTSPGLNLVHTHLNRVIKARGQDALCIWGPGHGGPAVLANSWLEGTYSETYPDVSRDGAGMARLFRQFSFPGGVPSHVAPETPGSIHEGGELGYALSHAYGAALDNPDLLVACVIGDGEAETGPLAASWHSNKFLDPVHDGAVLPILHLNGYKIANPTVLARIPEAELDELLHGYGHEPIHVTGDDPLTVHAAMAHAMDTALDRIALIQRTAREEGVTERARWPVIVLRTPKGWTGPAEVDGLPVEGTWRAHQVPLSAVRDNPEHLRMLEAWLRSYRPGELFDADGRPTEQVLACVPGGERRLGATPHANGGLLLHELPIPSLEKYAVEVDKPGVTLHEPTRILGDLLESVMEATSGRRDFRLVGPDETASNRLQAVYAASGKAWQGEVLDVDEHLDRHGRVMEILSEHTCQGWLEGYLLTGRHGLFSCYEAFVHIVDSMVNQHIKWLRTTRRLPWRRPIASLNYLLTSHVWRQDHNGFSHQDPGFIDHVLNKAPEVVRVYLPPDTNTLLSVADHVLRSRDYVNVVVAGKQPCFDWLSLEAARAHCARGAGVWDWAGTEDGTREPDVVLAAAGDVPTQEVLAAAQLLRRHLPQLAVRVVNVVDLARLLPKEEHPHGMSDPDYDALFTTDKPVIFAYHGYPWLIHRLAYRRAGHANLHVRGYKEVGTTTTPFDMVVRNDLDRYRLVMDVIDRVPGLAVRAAPVRQLMEDTRLRHHDWIREHGTDLPEVADWTWSD, from the coding sequence ATGACCCGGCCCGACCCTGCCCTTGACGTACCGTCAGCCGCTCCCGCAGCGCTCACGGAGGAGGAGCTGCGGGCGCTGGACGCCCACTGGCGGGCGGCGAACTATCTGGCCGTCGGTCAGATCTACCTGATGGGCAACCCGCTGCTGACGGAGCCGCTGCGGCCTGAGCACGTCAAGCCCCGGCTGCTCGGTCACTGGGGCACGTCACCGGGCCTGAACCTGGTCCACACCCACCTCAACCGGGTCATCAAGGCCCGCGGCCAGGACGCGCTGTGCATCTGGGGGCCCGGCCACGGCGGGCCGGCGGTGCTGGCCAACTCGTGGCTGGAGGGCACGTACTCCGAGACGTACCCGGACGTGAGCCGGGACGGGGCCGGGATGGCCCGGCTGTTCCGGCAGTTCTCCTTCCCCGGCGGGGTGCCGAGCCATGTGGCGCCCGAGACGCCGGGCTCGATCCACGAGGGCGGTGAGCTGGGCTACGCGCTGTCGCACGCCTACGGGGCCGCCCTGGACAACCCGGACCTGCTGGTCGCCTGCGTGATCGGCGACGGCGAGGCGGAGACCGGGCCGCTGGCGGCGTCGTGGCACTCCAACAAGTTCCTCGACCCGGTCCACGACGGGGCCGTGCTGCCGATCCTGCACCTCAACGGCTACAAGATCGCCAACCCCACCGTCCTGGCCCGCATCCCCGAGGCCGAGCTCGACGAGCTGCTGCACGGCTACGGCCACGAGCCGATCCACGTCACCGGCGACGACCCGCTCACCGTCCACGCCGCCATGGCACACGCCATGGACACCGCCCTGGACCGCATCGCCCTGATCCAGCGTACGGCCCGCGAGGAGGGAGTCACCGAGCGCGCCCGCTGGCCCGTGATCGTGCTGCGTACGCCCAAGGGCTGGACCGGCCCCGCCGAGGTCGACGGCCTGCCCGTCGAGGGCACCTGGCGGGCCCACCAGGTCCCGCTGTCCGCCGTACGCGACAACCCCGAGCACCTGCGGATGCTGGAGGCGTGGCTGCGCTCGTACCGGCCCGGGGAGCTCTTCGACGCCGACGGCAGGCCGACCGAACAGGTCCTGGCCTGCGTCCCCGGCGGCGAGCGGCGGCTCGGCGCCACGCCGCACGCCAACGGCGGCCTGCTGCTGCACGAGCTGCCCATCCCGTCGCTGGAGAAGTACGCCGTCGAGGTCGACAAGCCCGGCGTGACCCTGCACGAGCCCACCCGGATCCTGGGCGACCTGCTGGAGTCCGTCATGGAGGCCACCTCCGGCCGCCGCGACTTCCGGCTCGTCGGCCCCGACGAGACCGCCTCCAACCGGCTCCAGGCCGTCTACGCCGCCAGCGGCAAGGCCTGGCAGGGCGAGGTCCTGGACGTGGACGAGCATCTGGACCGGCACGGCCGGGTCATGGAGATCCTGTCCGAACACACCTGCCAGGGCTGGCTGGAGGGCTACCTCCTGACGGGCCGCCATGGACTGTTCTCCTGCTACGAGGCCTTCGTCCACATCGTCGACTCCATGGTCAACCAGCACATCAAGTGGCTGCGTACCACGCGCAGGCTGCCCTGGCGCCGCCCCATCGCCTCCCTGAACTACCTGCTCACCTCGCACGTCTGGCGACAGGACCACAACGGCTTCTCCCACCAGGACCCCGGCTTCATCGACCACGTCCTCAACAAGGCACCCGAGGTCGTCCGGGTCTACCTGCCGCCGGACACCAACACGCTGCTCTCCGTGGCCGACCACGTGCTGCGCAGCCGCGACTACGTCAACGTCGTCGTGGCCGGCAAGCAGCCCTGCTTCGACTGGCTCAGCCTGGAAGCGGCCCGCGCCCACTGCGCCCGCGGCGCCGGGGTGTGGGACTGGGCGGGAACCGAGGACGGCACCCGCGAACCCGATGTCGTTCTCGCCGCCGCCGGCGACGTCCCCACCCAGGAGGTGCTGGCCGCAGCGCAGCTGCTCCGCCGCCATCTCCCGCAACTGGCGGTCCGCGTCGTCAACGTCGTCGACCTCGCCCGGCTGCTCCCGAAGGAGGAGCACCCGCACGGCATGTCCGACCCGGACTACGACGCGCTGTTCACCACCGACAAGCCGGTCATCTTCGCCTACCACGGCTACCCGTGGCTGATCCACCGCCTCGCCTACCGCCGCGCCGGCCACGCGAACCTGCACGTACGCGGCTACAAGGAGGTCGGGACCACGACCACGCCCTTCGACATGGTCGTGCGCAACGACCTCGACCGCTACCGCCTCGTCATGGACGTCATCGACCGCGTTCCGGGGCTGGCCGTCCGTGCCGCCCCCGTACGGCAGTTGATGGAGGACACCCGGCTGCGCCACCACGACTGGATCCGCGAGCACGGCACCGACCTCCCCGAGGTCGCCGACTGGACCTGGAGCGACTGA
- the gap gene encoding type I glyceraldehyde-3-phosphate dehydrogenase yields MTVRVGINGFGRIGRNYLRSVLARDDGWDSTEIEVVAINDIAPTATLAHLLEYDSTYGRLSRAISHDAESITVDGHRIAVTAERDPAALAWGELGVEIVVESTGRFRTRDDAALHLKAGARKVLLSSPGKGVDATVVMGVNEGTYDPAQDHVVSNASCTTNCVAPMVKVLDERFGIVKGLMTTIHGYTNDQSLLDGPHKDLRRARSAAVSIIPTSTGAARAVGLVLPSLAGALDGIAVRVPIEDGSLTDLALQLRRPVTAEEINAAFTEAAEGPLRGILRVTTAPIVSRDIVGDPASCVVDAGLTQAHGDLVKVFGWYDNEWGYSNRLLDLTEYVAARL; encoded by the coding sequence ATGACCGTACGAGTCGGCATCAACGGCTTCGGCCGCATCGGCCGCAACTACCTGCGCAGCGTCCTGGCCCGCGACGACGGCTGGGACAGCACCGAGATCGAGGTGGTGGCCATCAACGACATCGCCCCCACCGCCACCCTGGCCCACCTCCTGGAGTACGACTCCACCTACGGTCGCCTGAGCCGCGCCATCAGCCACGACGCCGAGTCGATAACGGTCGACGGGCACCGCATCGCCGTCACCGCCGAACGCGACCCGGCCGCCCTCGCGTGGGGCGAGCTCGGCGTGGAGATCGTCGTCGAGTCCACCGGCCGCTTCCGCACCCGCGACGACGCCGCCCTGCACCTGAAGGCCGGCGCCCGCAAGGTGCTTCTCTCCTCGCCCGGCAAGGGCGTGGACGCCACCGTCGTCATGGGTGTCAACGAGGGCACCTACGACCCCGCCCAGGACCACGTCGTCTCCAACGCCTCGTGCACCACCAACTGCGTGGCGCCCATGGTGAAGGTGCTGGACGAGCGCTTCGGCATCGTCAAGGGCCTGATGACCACCATCCACGGCTACACCAACGACCAGTCCCTCCTCGACGGCCCGCACAAGGACCTGCGCCGTGCCCGCTCCGCCGCCGTCAGCATCATCCCGACCAGCACCGGCGCCGCCCGCGCCGTCGGCCTGGTCCTCCCGTCGCTGGCCGGAGCCCTGGACGGCATCGCCGTCCGCGTCCCGATCGAGGACGGATCGCTGACCGACCTGGCCCTGCAACTGCGCCGTCCGGTCACCGCCGAGGAGATCAACGCGGCCTTCACCGAAGCCGCCGAGGGGCCGCTGCGCGGCATCCTGCGCGTGACCACCGCGCCCATCGTCTCCCGCGACATCGTGGGCGACCCCGCCTCCTGCGTGGTGGACGCGGGCCTGACCCAGGCGCACGGAGACCTGGTCAAGGTCTTCGGCTGGTACGACAACGAGTGGGGCTACAGCAACCGGCTGCTCGACCTCACCGAATACGTCGCGGCGCGCCTGTGA
- a CDS encoding HAD family hydrolase gives MAPAPSPSLVPRLRTARAVVFDTDGVITDSARVHAAAWKEAFDPCLAEAGQRRPFDPVEDYRRYVDGKSRLDGAADFLTSRGLRPADETVEAVAAAKERLFVRRLREHGIEAWPGTVRLLRMLRAQGVPCAAVSASRHAPELLDRSGVRELFQAVVDGNEAARLRLPGKPDPALFLEAARRLGVPAGEAAVVEDALAGVEAGRRGGFGLVVGVDRTAGPTSAADLHEHGADLVVGDLAELMTGQSIGQSFGQDIGED, from the coding sequence ATGGCACCCGCGCCCTCGCCCTCGCTCGTACCGCGGCTGCGGACGGCGAGGGCGGTGGTGTTCGACACCGACGGGGTCATCACCGACTCGGCCCGGGTGCACGCCGCCGCCTGGAAGGAAGCCTTCGACCCCTGCCTCGCGGAAGCCGGGCAGCGTCGCCCCTTCGACCCCGTCGAGGACTACCGCCGCTACGTCGACGGCAAGTCCCGCCTCGACGGGGCCGCGGACTTCCTCACCTCGCGAGGGCTCCGGCCGGCCGACGAGACCGTGGAGGCGGTGGCCGCGGCCAAGGAACGGCTCTTCGTACGCCGCCTGCGCGAGCACGGCATCGAGGCCTGGCCCGGCACCGTACGGCTCCTGCGTATGCTCCGGGCGCAGGGCGTGCCCTGCGCGGCCGTCTCGGCCTCCCGGCACGCGCCCGAACTGCTCGACCGGTCGGGAGTACGGGAACTGTTCCAGGCCGTGGTGGACGGCAACGAGGCGGCCCGGCTGCGGCTGCCCGGAAAGCCGGACCCCGCACTGTTCCTTGAGGCCGCGCGGCGACTGGGCGTACCTGCCGGAGAGGCGGCCGTCGTGGAGGACGCGCTGGCCGGTGTGGAGGCGGGCAGACGCGGCGGGTTCGGGCTCGTGGTCGGCGTGGACCGGACCGCCGGGCCGACCAGCGCCGCGGACCTGCACGAGCACGGCGCCGATCTGGTGGTCGGCGATCTTGCGGAGCTGATGACCGGTCAGAGCATCGGGCAGAGCTTCGGGCAGGACATCGGGGAGGACTGA
- a CDS encoding glycoside hydrolase family 65 protein: MLDGTWTWIYEGYDPAQERLRESLCTLGNGYFATRGAAPEATAGPAHYPGTYVAGCYNRLTSQVAGRAVENEEIVNLPNWLPLRFRAKGGAWFDPDDIAPLDYRQTLDLRQGTLTRRMRLRDAQGRVLAVEQCRLVHMGDPHLAALRTEFTAEGWSGELEVESAIDGDVTNAGVERYRDLDGRHLTRWHTGAAGTDTVWLRCRTSVSDIRVAMAARTRVTRGGAPTARLLEPAARRAVHRLTLPIAAGAPAVVEKTVALHTSRDLAISDPRHAALDRVDRAADFSGLLADHAAAWHRLWRRAELEVPNEAGHVLRLHLFHVLQTLSPHTAGLDVGVPARGLHGEAYRGHVFWDELFVLPYLNLHFPEVSRGLLAYRHRRLGAAVRAAAEEGLAGAMYPWQSGSDGREETQRLHLNPRSGRWLPDHTRLQRHVGSAIAYNVWQYGQASGDSEFMHTAGAEMLLQIARFWASSAVWDPDHERYRILGVVGPDEYHDAYPGADGPGLDDNAYTNVTAAWVLARALDLAGTLPGPRRQELFERIALDPAELDRWEDVSRRLRVPFHRGVVSQFDGYGDLAELDWEAYRDRYGDIRRLDRILEAEGDSVNRYQASKQADVLMLGYLFSPAELSGLFQRLGHSLDDTTWRTTVDHYLARTSHGSTLSGLVHGWVLARARRSEAWMHCREALTGDIADLQGGTTAEGIHLGAMAGTLDLVQRGLTGLETRDDALRLNPAPLPELKDFSLSLRYRGHWGIGLRLRSGRLAISVPDSDENPITVVLGDREFTVSPGESRTLDLPGG, encoded by the coding sequence ATGCTGGACGGGACCTGGACCTGGATCTACGAGGGCTACGACCCGGCGCAGGAACGGCTGCGCGAGTCGCTGTGCACGCTGGGCAACGGCTATTTCGCCACGCGCGGCGCCGCCCCGGAGGCCACGGCCGGCCCGGCGCACTACCCGGGCACCTATGTCGCGGGCTGCTACAACCGCCTCACCTCGCAGGTGGCCGGCCGCGCGGTCGAGAACGAGGAGATCGTCAACCTCCCGAACTGGCTCCCGCTGCGCTTCCGGGCCAAGGGCGGTGCGTGGTTCGACCCCGACGACATCGCGCCGCTGGATTACCGGCAGACCCTCGACCTGCGTCAGGGCACCCTGACCCGCCGGATGCGGCTGAGGGACGCACAGGGCCGCGTACTGGCCGTCGAGCAGTGCCGGCTGGTGCACATGGGCGACCCGCACCTCGCCGCGCTGCGCACCGAGTTCACCGCCGAGGGCTGGTCGGGCGAGCTGGAGGTCGAGTCCGCGATCGACGGCGACGTCACCAACGCGGGCGTCGAGCGCTACCGCGACCTCGACGGCCGCCATCTCACCCGCTGGCACACCGGAGCCGCCGGCACGGACACCGTATGGCTGCGCTGCCGCACCTCGGTGTCCGACATCCGAGTGGCGATGGCCGCCCGTACCCGTGTCACGCGGGGCGGTGCCCCGACGGCCAGGCTGCTGGAACCGGCCGCCCGCCGCGCCGTTCACCGGCTGACGCTGCCCATCGCCGCCGGAGCGCCGGCCGTCGTGGAGAAGACGGTGGCCCTGCACACCTCCCGCGACCTGGCGATCAGCGACCCCCGGCATGCCGCCCTCGACCGGGTCGACCGGGCCGCCGACTTCTCCGGACTGCTCGCCGACCACGCCGCCGCCTGGCACCGCCTCTGGCGGCGGGCCGAGCTGGAGGTCCCCAACGAGGCCGGCCATGTCCTGCGGCTCCACCTGTTCCACGTCCTGCAGACGCTGTCCCCGCACACCGCCGGACTCGACGTCGGCGTACCGGCCCGGGGCCTGCACGGCGAGGCCTACCGGGGCCATGTCTTCTGGGACGAGCTGTTCGTCCTGCCGTACCTGAACCTGCACTTTCCCGAGGTCTCGCGCGGACTGCTGGCCTACCGGCACCGCAGGCTCGGGGCAGCGGTGCGCGCCGCGGCCGAGGAGGGCCTGGCGGGCGCCATGTACCCCTGGCAGAGCGGCAGCGACGGCCGCGAGGAGACCCAGCGGCTGCACCTCAACCCGCGCTCCGGGCGCTGGCTGCCCGACCACACCCGGCTCCAGCGCCACGTCGGCTCGGCGATCGCGTACAACGTCTGGCAGTACGGACAGGCCAGCGGAGACAGCGAGTTCATGCACACCGCGGGCGCCGAGATGCTGCTCCAGATCGCCCGCTTCTGGGCGAGCAGCGCCGTCTGGGACCCGGACCACGAGCGTTACCGCATCCTCGGTGTCGTCGGTCCCGACGAGTACCACGACGCCTATCCCGGCGCCGACGGGCCAGGCCTCGACGACAACGCCTACACCAATGTCACCGCCGCCTGGGTCCTCGCCCGTGCCCTGGATCTCGCCGGCACCCTGCCGGGCCCACGCCGTCAGGAACTCTTCGAGCGCATCGCCCTGGACCCGGCCGAACTGGATCGCTGGGAGGATGTCTCCCGCCGCCTGCGCGTGCCCTTCCACCGCGGCGTCGTCAGCCAGTTCGACGGCTACGGCGACCTCGCCGAGCTGGACTGGGAGGCCTACCGCGACCGCTACGGTGACATCCGCCGCCTCGACCGCATCCTGGAAGCCGAGGGCGACAGCGTCAACCGCTACCAGGCCTCCAAACAGGCCGACGTACTGATGCTGGGCTACCTCTTCTCACCAGCCGAACTCTCCGGGCTCTTCCAGCGGCTCGGCCACTCGCTCGACGACACCACCTGGCGCACCACCGTCGACCACTACCTCGCCCGTACCAGCCACGGCTCCACCCTCAGCGGTCTCGTCCACGGCTGGGTCCTCGCCCGCGCCCGGCGCTCCGAGGCCTGGATGCACTGCCGGGAAGCCCTCACCGGCGACATCGCCGACCTCCAGGGCGGCACCACCGCCGAAGGCATCCACCTCGGCGCGATGGCCGGCACCCTCGACCTCGTACAGCGCGGCCTCACCGGCCTGGAAACCCGGGACGACGCCCTCCGCCTCAACCCCGCCCCGCTGCCCGAACTCAAGGACTTCAGCCTCTCCCTGCGCTACCGGGGCCACTGGGGCATCGGCCTGCGACTGCGCTCCGGACGGCTGGCCATAAGCGTCCCCGACTCCGACGAGAACCCGATCACCGTCGTCCTCGGCGATCGCGAATTCACCGTGTCGCCCGGTGAATCCCGCACGCTCGACCTTCCGGGCGGCTGA
- a CDS encoding universal stress protein has product MMVRRVIAGIDGSGPGLAAARWAAREARLRGSGLRLIHVWPPDPYAPPVLDRAVSELALRHPGLEVQGEQADGRAPDVLADAGRCADLLVLGSRGLGGFPGLLLGSVALETAHRSPCPVALVPEHRPGREGPPEIALGIDTRHPAGPAADYAFAAARRRETRLRAVHAWSLPAPYGSPWAPYAVTEEDRAAWEDQEVQLVHDALRGHRRAYPAVAVVADVRLLGPAKALVTASARAELLVVGRPGESLNGVPHAVAHHAHCPVVLVP; this is encoded by the coding sequence ATGATGGTTCGCCGCGTCATTGCCGGAATCGACGGGTCCGGGCCCGGTCTGGCGGCGGCCCGCTGGGCCGCGCGGGAGGCGAGGCTGCGCGGTTCCGGCCTCCGGCTGATCCATGTGTGGCCGCCGGATCCGTACGCACCGCCGGTGCTGGACCGGGCGGTCTCCGAACTCGCCCTGCGGCACCCGGGGCTGGAGGTTCAGGGCGAGCAGGCCGACGGCAGGGCCCCGGACGTACTCGCCGACGCCGGCCGCTGCGCCGACCTGCTGGTGCTCGGCTCACGCGGGCTCGGCGGATTCCCCGGTCTGCTGCTCGGCTCCGTCGCTCTGGAGACCGCGCACCGGTCCCCCTGCCCGGTCGCCCTCGTCCCGGAGCACCGGCCGGGCCGGGAAGGGCCTCCCGAGATCGCGCTCGGCATCGACACCCGCCATCCGGCCGGCCCGGCCGCCGACTACGCCTTCGCCGCCGCCCGGCGCCGCGAGACCCGCCTCCGCGCGGTCCACGCCTGGAGCCTGCCCGCACCGTACGGATCGCCCTGGGCCCCGTACGCCGTCACCGAGGAGGACCGCGCGGCCTGGGAGGACCAGGAGGTCCAGTTGGTCCACGACGCGCTGCGCGGCCACCGCCGCGCGTACCCGGCGGTGGCGGTGGTCGCCGACGTCCGGCTCCTCGGCCCCGCGAAGGCCCTCGTGACGGCCTCCGCCCGGGCGGAGTTGCTGGTCGTCGGCCGCCCCGGCGAGTCCCTGAACGGCGTACCGCACGCTGTCGCCCACCACGCACACTGCCCGGTGGTCCTGGTGCCGTGA
- a CDS encoding universal stress protein, with the protein MARTVTVGLDGSRESVAAAQWAAHEALRRRLPLRLVHVWEWEPTTRTPLVGPETQRHWAERIPRETADELRVLFPELEITSEQLAGQPAAVLPVAAEEAELLVMGSRGLSGVAGFLVGSVAQAVVATAERPVVLVRAGEMEEDEHRPDADGSPSETTPYRDVVLGLDTDRPSEALIEFAFDAAARRAAALRVIHGWSLPPAYGYAPGAMDPTLSEDLATDEASTLTETLRAWREKFPGVEVTEHAVIGQAARHLIEAASDASLVVVGRRARRSPIGTHIGPVTHAVLHHSPAPVAVVPHD; encoded by the coding sequence ATGGCCCGCACCGTCACCGTCGGACTTGACGGCTCGCGCGAGAGCGTCGCCGCCGCGCAATGGGCGGCGCACGAGGCGCTGCGCCGCAGGCTGCCACTGCGGCTCGTACACGTCTGGGAGTGGGAACCCACCACCCGGACCCCGCTCGTGGGTCCCGAGACACAGCGTCACTGGGCCGAGCGGATCCCCCGCGAGACCGCGGACGAACTGCGCGTCCTCTTCCCGGAGCTGGAGATCACCAGCGAGCAACTCGCGGGCCAGCCCGCCGCCGTGCTGCCGGTCGCCGCCGAGGAGGCCGAGCTGCTGGTCATGGGCTCCCGGGGGCTCAGCGGGGTCGCCGGCTTCCTGGTCGGTTCCGTCGCCCAGGCCGTCGTGGCCACGGCCGAGCGGCCGGTGGTCCTCGTACGGGCCGGTGAGATGGAGGAGGACGAGCACCGGCCGGACGCCGACGGATCGCCCTCGGAGACCACCCCGTACCGCGATGTGGTCCTCGGCCTGGACACCGACCGGCCCAGCGAGGCACTGATCGAGTTCGCCTTCGACGCGGCCGCCCGGCGCGCTGCCGCACTGCGGGTGATCCACGGCTGGAGCCTGCCTCCCGCGTACGGCTACGCCCCGGGCGCGATGGACCCCACGCTCAGCGAGGACCTCGCCACGGACGAGGCCTCGACGCTCACCGAGACGCTGCGCGCCTGGCGGGAGAAGTTCCCCGGCGTCGAGGTGACCGAGCACGCCGTGATCGGCCAGGCCGCCCGTCACCTGATCGAGGCCGCCTCCGACGCCTCGCTGGTGGTCGTCGGCCGCCGTGCCCGCCGCTCGCCGATCGGTACGCACATCGGTCCCGTCACCCATGCGGTGCTGCACCACTCGCCGGCACCGGTCGCGGTCGTACCGCACGACTGA
- a CDS encoding CBS domain-containing protein translates to MIPNPSLVGEVMTATVVAVARGASFKEIVRTLAKWKVSGVPVLEEHNRVIGVVTEADLLRTAEDTAPARAVTAGQLMTAPAVTVRADDSLARAARVMALHRVKRLPVVDAEGRLRGVVSRGDLLKVFLRADADIAGDVRRVAAEHFPGTWESVEVRVHEGVVTLGGLVHDTSAVPLVARLVRTVEGVVDVGFDIRTGPAAAS, encoded by the coding sequence ATGATCCCGAACCCGTCGCTCGTGGGCGAGGTGATGACCGCGACCGTGGTGGCCGTGGCCCGTGGTGCGTCGTTCAAGGAGATCGTGCGCACACTCGCGAAGTGGAAGGTCAGCGGCGTGCCGGTGCTGGAGGAGCACAACCGGGTGATCGGTGTGGTCACCGAGGCCGACCTGCTGCGCACGGCCGAGGACACGGCCCCTGCCCGCGCGGTCACCGCCGGGCAGCTGATGACGGCCCCCGCCGTCACCGTCCGCGCGGACGACTCCCTGGCCCGGGCCGCGAGGGTCATGGCGCTGCACCGGGTCAAGAGGCTGCCCGTGGTCGACGCCGAGGGCCGGCTCAGGGGTGTGGTCAGCCGGGGCGATCTGCTCAAGGTTTTCCTGCGCGCGGACGCGGACATCGCGGGTGATGTGCGGCGCGTGGCCGCCGAGCACTTCCCCGGCACGTGGGAGTCCGTGGAGGTGCGCGTGCACGAGGGCGTCGTCACGCTCGGCGGCCTCGTCCACGACACCTCGGCGGTTCCGCTGGTGGCCCGGCTGGTCCGTACGGTCGAGGGCGTCGTGGACGTCGGCTTCGACATCAGGACGGGGCCGGCCGCCGCCTCGTGA
- a CDS encoding NAD(P)/FAD-dependent oxidoreductase, giving the protein MDRRIVILGSGTGGTLTANRLRRHYDESEFRIIAVDQDDDHVHRPGLVCVPFGLAEPKAIVRPRHLQLHDGIGFRRAKGAAVDLDADRVHFTDGTSLGYEVLVLATGTAARPEEIQGLAGPGRDESVFTLHDLPGVLALRSALAAFEGGRLVAGVAGMPGTCPAAALEFCFLADRYFHRRGIRDRVDLAYVTPLDGAFARPAASRVLGRLLEAKGIELVTGFTAAAVDGKGGRLVSYDGREVPFDLAAVVPPHSGAAYVGRSPGLGDERGFVAVDRRTLRSTARPNVFAIGDATGTPGPELVSAAHSQGQVLVNNIRRFLAGRPLDGSFDGPASGFVETGFGKALLVDFGQDTEPLFMKSRLNHFGRRASSWLYWNSVLPGRELPGIGSATPRPGRIRRRVPAGSIR; this is encoded by the coding sequence ATGGACAGACGCATAGTGATTCTGGGAAGCGGTACCGGTGGCACGCTGACGGCCAATCGGCTGCGGCGTCACTATGACGAAAGCGAGTTCCGGATCATCGCGGTCGACCAGGACGACGACCACGTCCACCGGCCCGGGCTGGTCTGTGTGCCCTTCGGGCTCGCCGAGCCCAAGGCGATCGTCCGTCCGCGGCACCTCCAGCTCCACGACGGGATCGGCTTCCGCCGGGCGAAGGGCGCCGCGGTCGACCTCGACGCGGACAGGGTGCACTTCACCGACGGGACCTCCCTCGGCTACGAGGTGCTGGTACTGGCCACCGGCACGGCTGCCCGGCCGGAGGAAATCCAGGGCCTGGCCGGCCCCGGACGGGACGAGAGCGTCTTCACCCTCCACGACCTGCCCGGCGTCCTCGCCCTGCGGAGCGCCCTGGCCGCCTTCGAGGGCGGCCGGCTGGTGGCCGGCGTCGCCGGCATGCCCGGCACGTGCCCTGCCGCCGCGCTGGAGTTCTGCTTCCTCGCCGACCGGTACTTCCATCGGCGCGGCATCCGCGACCGCGTGGACCTGGCCTACGTCACCCCGCTGGACGGCGCGTTCGCCCGGCCCGCCGCGTCCCGGGTCCTGGGCCGGCTGCTGGAGGCCAAGGGGATTGAGCTGGTCACCGGGTTCACCGCCGCCGCCGTCGACGGCAAGGGCGGCCGCCTGGTCTCGTACGACGGCCGCGAGGTGCCCTTCGACCTGGCGGCCGTCGTACCGCCGCACAGCGGAGCCGCATATGTGGGCCGCTCCCCGGGCCTGGGCGACGAGCGCGGCTTCGTCGCCGTCGACAGGCGCACCCTCCGGTCCACGGCCCGGCCCAACGTCTTCGCCATCGGCGACGCCACGGGGACACCCGGCCCAGAACTCGTATCGGCGGCCCACAGCCAGGGCCAGGTGCTCGTGAACAACATCCGCCGGTTCCTCGCCGGCCGGCCGCTGGACGGTTCCTTCGACGGGCCCGCGAGCGGTTTCGTCGAGACCGGCTTCGGCAAGGCCCTGCTCGTGGACTTCGGGCAGGACACCGAGCCGCTGTTCATGAAGTCCCGCCTCAACCACTTCGGCAGGCGGGCGTCCTCGTGGCTTTACTGGAACAGCGTGCTGCCCGGCCGGGAACTGCCCGGCATCGGCTCGGCAACGCCCCGGCCCGGCCGGATCCGCCGGCGTGTCCCGGCGGGGAGCATCCGGTAA
- a CDS encoding helix-turn-helix domain-containing protein: MTEDPKATGDIGRRIAQRRQKLGLTREEVAARAGAAPGYLQYVEEHPEASPDVNFLLRLAEALETSLGRLHGGDTELPPGTGRAGRHPELVELGPEECWDHLSTHGVGRIAVSTPDGSPAIAPVNYTVVDRAITFRTASGATPALAVGTETAFEVDHIDEALSEGWSVLVTGHAEGVTDPDAVRRLAEAAHTEPWAGGERELWVHVEAERLTGRRILAH, from the coding sequence ATGACCGAGGATCCGAAGGCCACGGGGGACATCGGGCGCCGGATCGCACAGCGACGCCAGAAGCTGGGGCTCACCCGGGAGGAGGTGGCCGCCCGCGCGGGCGCCGCCCCCGGGTACCTGCAGTACGTCGAGGAGCATCCGGAGGCCTCGCCCGACGTGAACTTCCTGCTGCGGCTGGCCGAGGCGCTGGAGACCTCCCTCGGCCGGCTGCACGGCGGCGACACCGAGCTGCCGCCGGGCACCGGCCGGGCCGGGCGCCATCCGGAGCTGGTGGAGCTGGGCCCCGAGGAGTGCTGGGACCACCTGTCCACGCACGGCGTGGGCCGCATCGCGGTCTCCACGCCGGACGGCAGCCCCGCCATCGCCCCGGTCAACTACACCGTCGTGGACCGTGCCATCACGTTCAGGACCGCGAGCGGCGCCACGCCCGCGCTGGCCGTCGGGACCGAGACCGCGTTCGAGGTGGACCACATCGACGAGGCCCTGAGCGAGGGCTGGAGCGTACTGGTGACCGGGCACGCCGAGGGCGTCACCGATCCGGACGCCGTCCGCCGGCTCGCCGAGGCGGCCCACACCGAACCCTGGGCCGGCGGCGAACGCGAGCTGTGGGTGCACGTCGAGGCGGAGCGCCTGACGGGACGGCGGATCCTGGCGCACTGA